The following proteins are encoded in a genomic region of Thiomonas sp. X19:
- a CDS encoding type II toxin-antitoxin system HigB family toxin, translating into MHVISKKALQMFWVKHPQAKAPLEAWYRVVSLTGFEHFAAIKQTFNAADYVPPFTVFDVGGNNFRVIAVIHYNRQKLYIRHVFTHADYDRWSQTNRSKKP; encoded by the coding sequence ATGCACGTCATCTCGAAGAAGGCGCTCCAGATGTTCTGGGTCAAGCATCCGCAGGCCAAGGCGCCGCTGGAGGCGTGGTACCGCGTGGTGAGTTTGACCGGATTCGAGCACTTCGCAGCCATCAAACAGACCTTCAATGCAGCTGACTATGTGCCGCCGTTCACGGTGTTCGACGTGGGCGGCAACAACTTTCGCGTGATCGCCGTCATCCACTACAACCGGCAAAAACTGTACATCCGCCATGTCTTCACCCATGCGGACTACGACCGCTGGAGCCAGACCAACAGGAGCAAGAAACCATGA
- a CDS encoding glycosyltransferase family 1 protein, with protein sequence MRILIVSDAWSPQVNGVVRTLKTTIEHLRAQGEVIEVIEPGQFRTLPCPSYPEIRLSWRPKTLVMQRIAAFSPDVVHIATEGPLGLAARRAALQLHIPLTTAYHTRFPEYVKARFGIPLAWTYAYLRWFHNAARITLVPTQVVRSDLTARGLTRLALWSRGVDGRMFFPRHVQRLDGVPPIFLYVGRVAVEKNIDAFLNLDLPGTKWVVGEGPELHRIQREHPGVRFLGVLTQDRLAEVYSGADVFVFPSRTDTFGLVLIEALACGCPVAAYPVTGPVDVIGDAPAGVLDEDLRAACLAALRIPRQNAVAHARQFTWQRATSQFLQHLREAAEQPPRHPAEAS encoded by the coding sequence ATGCGCATCCTGATCGTGAGCGACGCCTGGAGTCCCCAGGTCAATGGGGTGGTTCGCACCTTGAAGACCACCATCGAGCATTTGCGCGCCCAGGGCGAGGTGATCGAAGTCATCGAGCCGGGCCAGTTCCGCACGCTCCCCTGCCCGAGCTACCCCGAAATCCGCTTGAGCTGGCGGCCCAAAACATTGGTGATGCAGCGCATCGCCGCCTTCAGCCCGGACGTGGTGCACATCGCCACCGAAGGGCCGCTGGGCCTGGCCGCGAGGCGCGCCGCGCTGCAACTTCACATTCCCTTGACAACGGCCTACCACACCCGCTTTCCCGAGTATGTCAAAGCCCGCTTCGGCATTCCCTTGGCCTGGACCTACGCCTACCTGCGCTGGTTTCACAACGCCGCACGCATCACCCTGGTGCCGACCCAGGTGGTGCGCAGCGACCTCACGGCGCGGGGCCTGACCCGTCTGGCGCTGTGGTCGCGCGGGGTAGACGGGCGCATGTTCTTCCCACGCCATGTTCAACGGCTGGACGGCGTTCCGCCCATCTTCCTCTATGTCGGCCGGGTCGCAGTGGAGAAGAACATCGACGCCTTCCTCAATCTCGACCTTCCCGGCACCAAATGGGTCGTCGGCGAAGGCCCCGAACTCCACCGCATCCAGCGCGAACATCCCGGCGTGCGCTTTCTCGGCGTGCTCACACAAGACCGTCTCGCCGAGGTGTATTCCGGCGCCGACGTGTTCGTCTTCCCCAGCCGCACCGACACCTTCGGCCTGGTGCTGATCGAGGCCCTGGCCTGCGGCTGTCCGGTGGCGGCCTATCCCGTCACCGGCCCGGTGGACGTGATCGGCGATGCTCCCGCCGGCGTGCTGGACGAAGACCTGCGCGCCGCCTGCCTCGCCGCCTTGCGCATTCCGCGGCAAAACGCCGTGGCCCATGCCCGCCAGTTCACCTGGCAACGCGCCACCAGCCAGTTCCTGCAGCACCTGCGCGAAGCCGCCGAGCAGCCACCCCGACACCCCGCAGAGGCCAGCTAA
- a CDS encoding DNA primase: MSAINVLLSRLQGTRRTGNRRWIARCPAHEDRNASLSIRELEDGLVLFHCFAGCEAEAVLQGAGLSWPDVLPAEPTAHRTFHALDVLRALEQEALIVASVAATVGMGSAPSEDDRQRVSLAHARILAGLCLAGGGR; this comes from the coding sequence ATGAGCGCGATCAACGTGCTGCTATCCCGACTCCAGGGCACACGACGCACAGGCAACAGGCGCTGGATCGCCCGCTGCCCGGCACACGAGGATCGCAACGCATCCCTGAGCATCCGGGAGCTGGAGGACGGCCTTGTCCTGTTCCATTGCTTCGCCGGCTGCGAAGCCGAAGCCGTGCTGCAGGGCGCAGGCCTCTCATGGCCCGATGTGCTGCCAGCGGAGCCTACTGCGCACCGCACGTTTCATGCGCTGGACGTGCTGCGCGCGTTGGAACAGGAAGCCCTGATCGTGGCCAGCGTCGCCGCCACCGTTGGCATGGGCTCCGCCCCCAGCGAGGACGACCGTCAGCGCGTGAGCCTTGCTCATGCACGCATTCTGGCCGGGCTGTGTCTGGCAGGGGGTGGACGATGA
- a CDS encoding diacylglycerol kinase — translation MARIVHALHNSASGLRTAWRTESAFRQEGMLTLVMLPLAFWLGHGGVERALLAGTVLLIPVVELLNTAVEYTVDRVSLERHELSKTAKDMGSAAVLLTLVLAFVVWCTILLSHF, via the coding sequence GTGGCCCGCATCGTGCATGCCTTGCACAATTCGGCCAGTGGCCTGCGCACCGCATGGCGCACCGAATCGGCCTTCCGCCAGGAAGGCATGCTCACCCTCGTCATGCTGCCACTGGCCTTCTGGCTCGGCCACGGCGGCGTCGAACGTGCGTTGCTGGCAGGAACTGTGCTGTTGATTCCCGTGGTGGAGTTGCTCAACACGGCCGTGGAATACACCGTGGACCGGGTTTCGCTGGAGCGCCACGAACTGAGCAAGACCGCCAAGGACATGGGCAGTGCGGCGGTGTTGCTAACCTTAGTGCTCGCGTTTGTTGTGTGGTGCACAATTCTATTAAGTCATTTTTAA
- a CDS encoding relaxase/mobilization nuclease domain-containing protein, which produces MLGKVIPKKAEGGSKGFADVVRYIARDRDDQAELRGQFGTPEMGAFHLDCSLDTLEDRREAIAILDLTAEAVRSSRKTGHPAYHIEFSWKDGEHPSRQQVEQATDHLMTAVGMQGHQALWAIHKDTDNDHVHLVINRVHPDTLRMQKIQKRDWFSIDRAMREIEGVQGWRHDHGPWVALKVESGREQIVRMSRAQRLARGLLKDGPAISAAAVRAEQNIGAEAFQTWVAGKPARLLRHIVNRPGATWDDVHFILADLGLTMAPKGSGMVVTTTLADGRVLAAKASQMGRWQQVCPGTSARTLPGTRGAPERAARPGTGGELSAAPGRRAGPGSRPEVEGQRQGQ; this is translated from the coding sequence ATGCTCGGTAAGGTCATCCCCAAAAAGGCTGAAGGTGGAAGCAAAGGCTTCGCGGACGTGGTGCGCTACATTGCCCGCGACCGCGACGACCAGGCCGAGCTGCGCGGGCAGTTCGGCACCCCCGAGATGGGCGCGTTCCACCTCGACTGTTCGCTGGACACCCTGGAGGATCGACGCGAGGCCATCGCCATCCTCGATCTGACCGCTGAGGCTGTCCGCTCCAGTAGGAAGACCGGGCACCCGGCCTATCACATCGAGTTCTCCTGGAAAGACGGGGAGCATCCAAGCCGCCAGCAAGTGGAGCAGGCCACCGACCATCTGATGACGGCGGTGGGCATGCAGGGTCATCAGGCGCTGTGGGCCATTCACAAGGACACCGACAACGACCATGTGCACCTGGTCATCAACCGCGTGCATCCCGACACCCTCAGGATGCAGAAGATCCAGAAGCGGGACTGGTTCAGCATCGACCGGGCCATGCGCGAGATTGAAGGCGTCCAGGGCTGGCGGCACGACCACGGGCCTTGGGTGGCGCTCAAGGTCGAGAGCGGGAGGGAACAGATCGTCCGGATGAGCCGAGCCCAACGGCTTGCGCGGGGCTTGCTCAAGGATGGACCTGCCATCAGCGCCGCAGCCGTCCGCGCCGAGCAGAACATCGGCGCCGAGGCATTCCAGACCTGGGTGGCGGGCAAACCTGCGCGCCTGCTGCGCCATATCGTGAACCGCCCCGGCGCAACCTGGGACGATGTGCATTTCATCCTGGCGGACTTGGGGCTGACGATGGCTCCCAAGGGCTCCGGGATGGTGGTCACGACAACGCTGGCCGATGGCCGGGTGCTGGCCGCCAAGGCGTCGCAGATGGGACGCTGGCAGCAAGTCTGCCCTGGAACGTCAGCTCGGACCCTACCGGGCACCAGGGGCGCACCTGAACGCGCAGCGCGGCCTGGCACCGGAGGGGAGCTATCAGCGGCACCTGGACGCCGAGCGGGTCCGGGATCAAGGCCCGAAGTTGAAGGGCAGCGACAGGGGCAGTGA
- a CDS encoding type II toxin-antitoxin system HigA family antitoxin, which yields MNAVTLDVAAIAPAWRAFQASLPVHIGPIRSEAQYEQAVALMNGLLDVVGDHEGHELAEFLDLVGQLVEDYENTRHAVPDAPPHEVLRFFMEQHALKQADLAEEIGGQSAVSDILHGKREINARQARALANRFSVSPAVFL from the coding sequence ATGAACGCAGTCACCCTCGATGTCGCGGCCATTGCCCCGGCCTGGCGCGCGTTTCAGGCCAGTTTGCCGGTGCACATCGGCCCCATCCGCAGCGAAGCGCAGTATGAGCAAGCCGTGGCCTTGATGAATGGTCTGCTCGATGTTGTAGGCGACCATGAAGGGCACGAACTGGCTGAGTTTCTGGACCTAGTTGGTCAGTTGGTCGAGGACTATGAAAACACCCGTCACGCCGTCCCCGATGCGCCTCCACACGAGGTGCTGCGCTTTTTCATGGAGCAACATGCGCTCAAGCAGGCTGACCTGGCCGAGGAGATCGGCGGGCAGTCGGCGGTGAGCGACATCCTGCATGGCAAGCGCGAGATCAACGCACGCCAGGCTCGCGCACTGGCAAACAGGTTTTCGGTGTCGCCCGCCGTGTTTCTTTGA
- a CDS encoding LPD7 domain-containing protein encodes MKGSDRGSDPQRAARRDERARARQALAERYKREQDALRAQRPALRQSLAARHRAERQQLSIELRHERAAGIAENKALGLGPQNAISQWAYEAAKRREALQKRQAAERHELTQKIPRTQVWHTWLEQQAQAGDEAARTALRGIRYREQRGKNKSQDGIEGEELDPLRRLTVAALQAEIDHRRQCVIYRGLDGREKFTDIGPRLVMHDKSADSLEAALRIAAQKFGGKVDITGSSEFRERAARQAVRLGIEVANADLAAVVADEQAKVQQTRGTWLVPRQAQSVMQQCDTPRRQNLAQPAPAQDEALMAGVRERVATFIAEAGQRTASNAWQPGPGQAPSQSRDPIDSADLAGESILAHLSSQGWDALELAGQGQALAPGQQALLCNGEQPDLVNAQGQLTPLGQAAYARQQDRLAQERKVLQKLTEERRRSRPSPAAAPPPAADTSKTAMPQAQDQAPKQAEPVKSVPFLPMLDLSPLPQQDSEHGQEPGVPRRSQPRSSRGHGRGGHGR; translated from the coding sequence TTGAAGGGCAGCGACAGGGGCAGTGACCCGCAGCGCGCAGCGCGTCGGGACGAGCGTGCCAGAGCACGCCAGGCGCTGGCTGAGCGGTACAAGCGGGAGCAGGACGCGTTGCGTGCTCAGCGCCCAGCCCTGCGCCAGTCGCTGGCCGCGCGGCACCGGGCCGAGCGTCAGCAGCTCAGCATCGAGCTGCGACACGAGCGGGCAGCTGGAATCGCCGAGAACAAAGCCTTGGGGCTGGGGCCGCAGAACGCCATCTCCCAGTGGGCTTATGAGGCGGCCAAGCGGCGCGAGGCGCTGCAAAAGCGCCAAGCTGCCGAACGGCACGAGCTGACCCAGAAAATCCCGCGCACTCAGGTCTGGCACACCTGGCTGGAGCAGCAGGCGCAAGCCGGCGATGAGGCGGCGCGAACTGCGCTGCGCGGCATTCGGTATCGCGAACAGCGCGGCAAGAACAAATCTCAGGATGGCATCGAGGGGGAAGAGCTCGACCCCTTGCGCAGGCTCACCGTGGCCGCGCTGCAGGCCGAGATTGATCATCGTCGGCAATGCGTGATCTACCGGGGCCTGGATGGGCGAGAGAAGTTCACCGACATCGGACCACGCCTTGTGATGCACGACAAGTCGGCCGACAGCCTGGAGGCCGCTTTGCGGATTGCGGCGCAGAAGTTTGGTGGAAAAGTGGACATCACCGGCAGCTCGGAGTTCAGGGAACGGGCGGCACGGCAGGCGGTGCGGCTGGGAATCGAGGTCGCGAATGCTGATCTTGCGGCGGTGGTGGCCGATGAGCAGGCCAAGGTCCAACAAACGCGCGGAACCTGGCTTGTCCCGCGACAAGCGCAGAGCGTGATGCAGCAGTGCGATACGCCACGGCGCCAGAACCTCGCGCAGCCCGCTCCAGCGCAGGACGAGGCCTTGATGGCCGGGGTGCGCGAGCGGGTGGCGACGTTCATCGCCGAAGCTGGACAGCGGACCGCGTCCAATGCTTGGCAACCTGGCCCGGGGCAAGCACCCAGCCAGAGCCGCGACCCCATCGACAGCGCGGACCTGGCAGGAGAGTCCATTCTGGCGCATCTTTCATCCCAAGGCTGGGATGCTCTTGAACTGGCTGGCCAGGGCCAAGCCCTGGCTCCTGGGCAGCAGGCCTTGTTGTGCAACGGCGAGCAGCCGGATTTGGTGAATGCGCAAGGCCAACTCACGCCATTGGGGCAGGCGGCCTACGCTCGCCAGCAGGACCGGCTTGCGCAAGAGCGCAAGGTCTTGCAGAAGCTGACGGAGGAGAGGCGGCGATCCCGGCCCAGTCCTGCAGCAGCTCCGCCACCGGCTGCTGATACGTCAAAAACGGCGATGCCGCAAGCGCAGGACCAGGCGCCAAAGCAAGCCGAGCCTGTGAAATCTGTGCCCTTCCTGCCCATGCTGGATCTGAGCCCATTGCCCCAGCAAGACAGCGAGCATGGTCAGGAGCCCGGGGTGCCTCGGCGCAGCCAGCCGAGAAGCAGCAGGGGGCATGGGCGGGGTGGACACGGGCGGTGA
- a CDS encoding UDP-2,3-diacylglucosamine diphosphatase: MQPSHFSPTSTDAHRFTQALAVGAAPDGTEDAQATYQFRTLWLSDIHLGTRDCKAEALLDLLRHCHAGTIYLVGDIIDGWQLRKGWYWPQAHNDVAQKMLRKARKGCRVVFIPGNHDEFARDFHGLHFGGIEVLSDAVHVTADGARLWIVHGDWFDGVVMHAKWLAHLGDALYIFTLTLNRWLNQARHRLGFSYWSLSQYLKGKVKNAVSYISSFEQLLAEEAARRQCEGVVCGHIHRAELRKIDGSIYANCGDWVESLTALVELQDGTLQLLMWKPSASAPVVLAELPPGSASTGQAEAPTQPQASHVPCAS, translated from the coding sequence ATGCAGCCCAGCCATTTCAGTCCGACATCCACCGACGCGCACCGCTTCACACAGGCCTTGGCTGTTGGCGCTGCGCCTGACGGCACCGAAGACGCACAGGCCACTTACCAGTTCCGCACGCTCTGGCTGTCCGACATTCACCTCGGCACGCGCGACTGCAAGGCCGAAGCCCTGCTCGACCTGTTGCGCCACTGCCATGCCGGCACCATCTATCTGGTGGGCGACATCATCGACGGCTGGCAGTTGCGCAAGGGCTGGTATTGGCCGCAGGCGCACAACGACGTGGCGCAGAAGATGCTGCGCAAGGCCCGCAAGGGCTGCCGCGTGGTGTTCATCCCCGGCAATCACGATGAATTCGCACGCGACTTTCACGGCCTGCACTTCGGCGGCATCGAGGTGCTGTCCGACGCGGTGCATGTGACCGCCGACGGCGCGCGGCTCTGGATCGTGCATGGCGACTGGTTCGACGGCGTGGTGATGCACGCCAAGTGGCTCGCCCATCTCGGCGACGCGCTCTACATCTTCACCCTCACGCTCAACCGCTGGCTCAATCAGGCGCGCCACCGCCTGGGGTTTTCGTATTGGTCGCTGTCCCAATACCTCAAAGGCAAGGTCAAAAACGCCGTGAGCTATATCTCCAGCTTCGAGCAGTTGCTGGCCGAAGAGGCCGCTCGGCGGCAATGCGAGGGGGTGGTGTGCGGCCACATCCACCGCGCCGAATTGCGCAAGATCGATGGCAGCATCTACGCCAACTGCGGCGACTGGGTCGAAAGCCTCACCGCCCTGGTCGAGCTGCAGGACGGCACCCTGCAATTGCTGATGTGGAAGCCTTCCGCCTCGGCACCTGTCGTCCTGGCCGAGTTACCGCCGGGCAGCGCAAGCACCGGACAGGCCGAAGCCCCGACCCAACCCCAAGCGAGCCACGTCCCATGCGCATCCTGA
- a CDS encoding DUF3987 domain-containing protein — protein MSAIAEADHALEAARRGASILDDVAAASARRPAVSALPPLPLAQALERAQGLLAPPTNGGSGDYPLEALGPLAEAARDLAAGAQLAPAMAGQSLLAAAALLVQSTANVQTLDGSTKPLSLYCLTIANSGDGKDTADRPALRPVHAFQRQAGPQWEADRAAYEDAKASRNRGDATPEPMGPAPYRLAADLTIEGLRRSFVEGVAAQGIFSTEAAIVLAGHAMQAEHRTNTAANLCGIWDRGHLSAIRGGAGRTERYGVRLSAHLLIQPAALGDVLNDESLAGVGFWPRFLLAWPAPLEPRKYKPWKPESSEALRRYWGDCERLLARPMPVDCDALPVIELDSGATRHMARFFEGMEYEGRKGDLRDVRPFTLRATELACRIAGVLAAFAGIQTIDVGLAECGAVLAAHALDNWQAALAGKADPVPGWASTLYRWLATRGDPVAIRDLTKLAPASVRPRSRRDAAIDRLKACGLVAMDEGDIGALGVDHARN, from the coding sequence ATGAGCGCGATCGCTGAAGCCGACCACGCACTCGAAGCCGCGCGGCGCGGCGCATCCATCCTGGACGATGTCGCTGCCGCAAGCGCTCGGCGTCCAGCAGTGTCAGCGCTACCACCGCTGCCCTTGGCGCAAGCCCTGGAGCGCGCGCAAGGTCTGCTCGCACCGCCGACAAATGGAGGCAGTGGCGACTATCCACTGGAGGCCCTGGGGCCGCTGGCCGAGGCCGCCCGCGATCTGGCCGCCGGCGCACAGCTTGCACCTGCAATGGCCGGGCAATCCTTACTCGCTGCTGCGGCGCTGCTCGTGCAGTCCACCGCGAACGTGCAGACCCTGGATGGATCGACCAAGCCCCTGAGCCTGTATTGCCTGACCATCGCCAACTCAGGCGATGGCAAGGACACGGCAGACCGCCCAGCCCTGCGCCCTGTTCACGCATTTCAGCGCCAAGCAGGCCCGCAGTGGGAAGCGGATCGAGCCGCGTATGAGGACGCGAAGGCAAGCCGCAACAGGGGCGACGCAACGCCTGAGCCGATGGGACCCGCACCGTACCGGTTGGCTGCTGATCTGACCATCGAAGGGCTGCGACGCAGTTTTGTCGAGGGTGTCGCCGCGCAGGGCATTTTCAGCACAGAAGCCGCCATCGTGCTGGCCGGGCATGCCATGCAAGCGGAGCACCGCACAAATACCGCTGCCAATCTTTGCGGAATTTGGGATCGTGGACATCTGAGCGCGATTCGCGGTGGCGCGGGCCGGACCGAGCGTTACGGCGTGCGCCTGAGCGCGCACCTGCTGATCCAGCCCGCAGCACTGGGAGACGTGCTGAACGATGAAAGCCTGGCAGGCGTCGGATTCTGGCCGCGATTCTTGCTCGCCTGGCCTGCACCCCTGGAGCCGCGCAAGTACAAGCCTTGGAAGCCTGAAAGCAGCGAGGCCTTGCGCCGGTACTGGGGCGACTGTGAGCGCCTGCTGGCGCGCCCCATGCCGGTGGATTGTGACGCCTTGCCGGTGATCGAACTGGACAGCGGCGCGACGCGGCACATGGCCCGGTTTTTCGAGGGCATGGAGTATGAAGGCCGCAAGGGTGATCTGCGCGACGTGCGCCCGTTCACCTTGCGTGCCACGGAACTGGCCTGTCGGATTGCGGGCGTACTGGCTGCATTCGCCGGGATTCAAACCATCGACGTGGGCCTGGCCGAATGTGGCGCCGTGCTGGCTGCGCATGCGCTGGACAACTGGCAAGCCGCACTCGCGGGCAAGGCCGACCCCGTACCAGGCTGGGCTTCGACCTTGTATCGCTGGCTGGCCACCCGTGGCGATCCGGTCGCGATCCGGGATCTGACCAAATTAGCCCCCGCCAGCGTGCGCCCGCGCAGCCGCAGGGATGCGGCCATCGACCGCCTGAAGGCTTGCGGGTTGGTGGCCATGGATGAAGGCGACATCGGTGCTTTGGGGGTGGACCATGCGCGCAACTGA